One window from the genome of Moraxella nasibovis encodes:
- a CDS encoding ABC transporter ATP-binding protein → MIELIDVVKSYPFGKGRRNVLEGVNLTVRPGEKIGIMGRNGAGKSTLIRILGGVEQPTSGIIRRDMNISWPLAFTGAFQGSLTGADNVRFVCRVYDVDYKQAMEVVDSFAELGKYLYEPVKVYSSGMRARLAFAISLAVDFDCYLIDEVISVGDASFHRKCEIELFEKRAHKSMIIVSHELHNIKDYCNKTAILNDGRLTVYENIDESIHIYQNL, encoded by the coding sequence TTGATTGAGTTGATTGATGTAGTTAAGTCCTATCCTTTTGGTAAGGGTAGGAGGAATGTCCTAGAAGGGGTGAATTTAACCGTTCGACCCGGTGAGAAAATTGGCATCATGGGCAGAAATGGTGCGGGTAAATCTACACTCATCCGTATTTTGGGTGGAGTTGAGCAGCCTACCTCTGGAATCATTCGCAGAGACATGAATATTTCTTGGCCGCTTGCCTTTACGGGTGCATTTCAAGGAAGTCTGACTGGGGCTGACAATGTTCGCTTTGTTTGTCGTGTGTATGATGTGGATTATAAACAGGCGATGGAAGTGGTGGACTCTTTTGCTGAGCTCGGCAAATATCTGTATGAGCCTGTTAAGGTGTACTCTTCTGGTATGCGAGCGAGATTAGCTTTTGCGATTTCCCTTGCGGTGGATTTTGATTGCTATTTAATTGATGAAGTGATTTCGGTGGGCGATGCCAGCTTTCATCGAAAGTGTGAGATTGAGCTGTTTGAAAAAAGAGCGCACAAATCCATGATTATCGTTTCACATGAACTTCATAACATCAAAGATTACTGTAATAAGACAGCAATCCTAAATGACGGTAGATTGACGGTTTATGAGAATATCGATGAATCCATTCATATTTATCAGAATTTGTAG
- a CDS encoding HAD-IIIC family phosphatase encodes MKRLIFDLDDTLSKTTGGDYANAEPIMPVVEKLKEYHAQGFVIVISTSRNMRTYEGNVGAINKNTLPIIIDWLNKHDIPFDEIYTGKPWCGFEGFYIDDKAVRPDEFANLSYEELRELVKVGKNVTN; translated from the coding sequence ATGAAACGCTTAATCTTTGATTTGGATGACACATTGTCAAAAACCACCGGTGGTGATTATGCTAATGCTGAACCCATCATGCCAGTCGTTGAAAAGCTAAAAGAGTATCACGCACAAGGATTTGTCATTGTAATTAGCACTAGCCGAAACATGCGTACTTATGAAGGCAATGTCGGTGCCATCAATAAAAATACTCTGCCCATCATTATTGACTGGCTAAACAAGCATGACATTCCTTTTGATGAGATTTATACAGGCAAGCCGTGGTGTGGATTTGAGGGTTTTTATATTGACGATAAGGCGGTGCGCCCAGATGAGTTTGCAAATCTGTCTTATGAAGAGCTAAGAGAATTGGTCAAGGTAGGTAAAAATGTTACTAATTAA
- a CDS encoding glycosyltransferase family 2 protein, with product MFVIPMAGLSSRFFKAGYEVPKYQLDMGGKTVFARSLESFKTYFETDLFVIILRDVYDTKAFVEREMQNLGIKNYQLCVLDGETEGQAETVYLGTQDASNDEELYIFNIDTFRHGFKKPEFATECDGYLEVFKGEGDHWSFVGIDENDRVVRTTEKERISDLCSNGLYYFRKAGEFKALFERTKSEKLYVKGELYIAPMYNLMLEQGADIRYDLIELSQIDFCGTPDEYVALKEKYQTA from the coding sequence ATGTTCGTAATTCCAATGGCGGGGTTGTCTAGTCGATTTTTTAAGGCTGGCTACGAAGTACCAAAATATCAGTTAGACATGGGTGGCAAAACCGTTTTTGCTCGTTCGCTAGAATCTTTCAAGACTTATTTTGAGACAGACTTGTTTGTCATTATTTTGCGTGATGTGTATGACACAAAAGCTTTTGTTGAGCGTGAAATGCAAAATCTTGGCATCAAAAACTATCAGCTTTGCGTTCTAGATGGTGAGACCGAAGGACAGGCAGAAACGGTGTATTTGGGTACCCAAGATGCCTCAAATGATGAAGAGCTGTATATTTTTAACATTGATACATTTAGACATGGCTTTAAAAAGCCTGAGTTTGCCACAGAATGTGACGGATATCTGGAGGTCTTTAAGGGTGAGGGTGACCATTGGTCTTTTGTGGGTATTGATGAAAACGATAGGGTTGTTCGCACTACTGAAAAAGAGCGCATTTCAGATTTATGCAGCAATGGGCTTTATTATTTTAGAAAAGCAGGCGAGTTTAAGGCGCTTTTTGAAAGAACCAAGTCAGAGAAGTTGTATGTGAAAGGCGAGCTTTATATCGCACCCATGTACAATTTGATGTTAGAGCAGGGTGCGGATATTCGTTATGATTTGATTGAACTATCACAGATTGATTTTTGTGGTACGCCAGATGAATATGTGGCTCTAAAAGAAAAATATCAAACAGCATAA
- a CDS encoding polysaccharide biosynthesis/export family protein, with protein MNTFPSKKHLVAACAAALSLVVTGCQSVNAWQAGAGPSKKIIENQGRTITTVNEDGSVEEQVSGLTVVEIDSRIAALSSRLSPVSRFSDHYQSVQNFNNRISAGDVVDVSIWEAPPALLFGTANDISGLTGSKEVKLPEQMVDARGQISIPFVGKLVVMGKTPQEVQDMIVRGLHRKANSPSAVVRIAKNNSADVTVLGEVNNSTRMPLTGKAERVLDAVAAAGGAKHPSSRVTIQLNRQGQSVEMPFDMVVNDPRQNIILQTGDVVSVNYQSKSFTVMGATARNDEINFEASGISLMQALARAGGLNDNRADARGVFIFRYDNINMLSPEQYQALPDELKSSRIVPIVYRMNLRDPVSYMTAQNFPIKDKDVIYVSNAPGADFAKFMALIGQGVGLVNAVNDLSNN; from the coding sequence ATGAATACTTTTCCCTCAAAAAAGCATCTTGTTGCTGCCTGTGCCGCCGCTCTTTCTTTGGTCGTGACGGGCTGCCAGAGTGTCAATGCTTGGCAAGCAGGCGCTGGACCTTCCAAAAAAATCATTGAAAACCAAGGCAGAACCATCACCACAGTCAATGAAGATGGCTCAGTCGAAGAGCAGGTGTCGGGCTTGACAGTGGTTGAGATCGACAGTCGCATTGCGGCATTGTCGTCAAGATTGTCGCCAGTCAGCCGCTTTTCTGATCATTATCAATCTGTGCAGAATTTCAACAATCGCATCAGCGCAGGCGATGTGGTCGATGTGTCTATCTGGGAGGCGCCACCTGCTTTATTATTTGGAACGGCAAATGACATCTCAGGTCTGACAGGCTCTAAGGAAGTCAAATTGCCCGAGCAGATGGTCGATGCCCGTGGTCAGATCAGCATTCCTTTTGTCGGCAAGCTGGTCGTGATGGGTAAGACGCCCCAAGAAGTGCAGGACATGATCGTGCGTGGGCTACACAGAAAAGCAAACAGCCCAAGTGCGGTGGTGCGCATCGCCAAAAACAACTCAGCCGATGTTACCGTGCTGGGCGAGGTCAATAACAGCACTCGAATGCCGCTGACGGGCAAGGCGGAGCGTGTACTTGATGCGGTGGCGGCAGCAGGCGGCGCAAAGCATCCATCAAGCCGTGTGACCATTCAGCTCAACCGACAAGGTCAAAGCGTGGAAATGCCGTTTGACATGGTGGTCAATGACCCAAGGCAAAACATCATCTTGCAGACAGGCGATGTGGTGTCGGTGAATTATCAGTCTAAGAGCTTTACGGTGATGGGTGCGACCGCCAGAAATGACGAGATTAACTTTGAGGCAAGTGGCATTTCACTCATGCAGGCACTGGCTCGGGCAGGCGGTCTTAATGACAACCGTGCCGATGCTCGTGGCGTGTTCATTTTCCGATATGATAACATCAACATGCTAAGTCCTGAGCAATATCAGGCACTGCCAGATGAACTCAAATCTAGCCGCATTGTCCCCATCGTGTATCGCATGAATCTGCGTGACCCTGTCAGCTATATGACGGCGCAGAATTTTCCCATCAAAGACAAAGATGTGATTTATGTATCAAATGCGCCGGGCGCGGATTTTGCCAAGTTTATGGCTTTGATCGGGCAAGGCGTAGGTCTTGTGAATGCGGTTAATGATTTGTCAAATAATTAA
- a CDS encoding ABC transporter permease has protein sequence MAEFYKSLKIQLRVIYALLMREIITRYGRHNIGFAWLFVEPMIFTLGVAALWNATKSAHGGDIAIIPFAVIGYSTVLCWRNGASRAAKAVDANMGLLYHRNVKVMDVFLARAILEIVGATASFLLLSIIFHLAGAMEAPNNFLYMAYGWFLLIWFTIALAFIVGALFEMSEVVDRLWHALTYLLFPLSGAAFFVYWIPEGLRHYLLYLPMVHATEMIRHGYYGDIIPTFESVGYIIWCNMVLSFLGLVLVRYITRKLESSS, from the coding sequence ATGGCTGAATTTTATAAATCATTAAAAATTCAGCTCAGAGTGATTTATGCTCTTTTAATGCGTGAAATCATTACCCGTTATGGCAGGCATAACATTGGCTTTGCATGGCTATTTGTTGAGCCGATGATTTTTACGCTGGGCGTGGCTGCTTTATGGAATGCGACCAAATCAGCGCATGGTGGTGACATCGCTATCATTCCTTTTGCGGTAATTGGCTATTCAACGGTACTCTGTTGGCGTAATGGAGCCAGTAGAGCGGCTAAGGCGGTTGATGCTAATATGGGTCTTTTATATCATCGGAATGTCAAAGTCATGGATGTCTTTTTGGCGAGGGCTATTTTGGAAATTGTTGGTGCGACGGCTTCTTTTTTGCTATTGTCCATCATTTTTCATTTGGCGGGAGCGATGGAGGCGCCCAATAATTTTTTATACATGGCGTATGGATGGTTTTTATTGATTTGGTTTACGATCGCACTGGCTTTTATTGTGGGCGCTTTGTTTGAGATGTCTGAGGTTGTAGATAGACTTTGGCACGCCTTAACCTATCTATTATTCCCATTGTCAGGTGCTGCTTTCTTTGTATATTGGATTCCTGAAGGACTGCGCCATTATTTGCTTTATTTACCCATGGTGCACGCAACTGAAATGATTCGTCATGGCTATTATGGTGATATTATCCCGACTTTTGAGAGTGTGGGTTATATCATTTGGTGTAATATGGTGCTGTCATTTTTGGGATTGGTGTTGGTGCGTTATATCACCAGAAAGCTGGAGTCATCAAGTTGA
- a CDS encoding WavE lipopolysaccharide synthesis family protein, protein MINDKDITVIYQGAVNVSNLGTGNSDSSDFLYNVQKTRTALPNATIILSTWSNTVLPSDYDTPEKLGVDKIVYSDDPGALPNIKFDNLPANNANRQLLSTLTGLKATTTRFAMKLRTDSFLTGTGFKKAYSQFEQQVSATKKGRDFQYSPIVLCCYFTIDPNVYEHMAFHMSDWVHFGETKTLLKYWDVPFFNFEDATFYERHPHDKSSNFFDRQFRTRIAVEQYLTTEFAKKFGYAVPVFHNQIDKKILFDFDKFLAERMIVLDLDQFGVDLPKYKWVRNSDFISMDILMHADWYGRFVAHWQPKAVDKQVYALFKKRQHQKVASKWVAKVTGSFAGYWWHSPENKKRKRFVEKAIKFIP, encoded by the coding sequence ATGATTAACGATAAAGACATCACCGTCATCTATCAAGGGGCGGTCAATGTGTCAAATTTGGGTACAGGCAACAGCGACAGCAGTGATTTTTTGTATAATGTCCAAAAAACACGCACTGCTTTGCCGAATGCAACCATCATTTTATCCACTTGGTCAAATACGGTGCTTCCTAGCGATTATGATACTCCTGAGAAATTGGGTGTGGATAAAATCGTGTATAGCGATGATCCTGGCGCTCTGCCCAATATTAAGTTTGATAATCTTCCTGCTAACAATGCTAATCGTCAACTACTGTCAACCCTGACAGGCTTAAAGGCTACCACCACACGCTTTGCCATGAAGTTAAGGACGGACAGTTTTTTGACGGGGACAGGCTTTAAGAAAGCATACTCGCAGTTTGAGCAACAAGTATCTGCCACAAAAAAAGGTAGGGATTTTCAGTATAGTCCCATTGTGCTGTGCTGCTACTTTACCATTGACCCGAATGTCTATGAGCATATGGCGTTTCATATGAGCGACTGGGTACATTTTGGAGAAACAAAGACTCTTTTAAAGTATTGGGATGTGCCATTTTTCAATTTTGAAGATGCAACCTTTTATGAGCGACATCCCCATGACAAATCATCGAATTTTTTTGACAGGCAGTTTCGTACTCGCATCGCTGTCGAGCAATATTTGACTACGGAATTTGCCAAAAAGTTCGGCTATGCTGTCCCAGTTTTTCATAATCAAATTGATAAGAAAATTTTATTTGATTTTGATAAATTTTTGGCGGAAAGAATGATTGTTTTGGATCTTGATCAGTTTGGGGTGGATTTGCCAAAATACAAGTGGGTGAGAAATTCTGATTTTATTTCCATGGACATTCTGATGCACGCTGATTGGTATGGGCGCTTTGTGGCGCATTGGCAACCAAAGGCTGTGGATAAGCAGGTCTATGCCCTATTCAAAAAGCGCCAACATCAAAAAGTTGCCAGCAAATGGGTGGCAAAAGTTACAGGGTCGTTTGCAGGCTACTGGTGGCATTCGCCAGAAAATAAAAAGCGCAAGCGTTTTGTGGAAAAGGCGATTAAATTTATTCCGTAA